A portion of the Paenibacillus marchantiae genome contains these proteins:
- a CDS encoding flagellar protein FlaG encodes MNLQFSFSTNVTGSSAVTSGAQSESRGSQDILLQTVRNGTDLSKLERQGMNIPPGDEHLIKAIDKAIKALQGPTTTLEMSVHEKTHQILVKVLNKETGELIREIPPEKTLDLVAKMMEIAGIVIDQKV; translated from the coding sequence ATGAATCTACAGTTTTCATTTTCTACCAATGTGACCGGAAGCTCTGCGGTCACAAGTGGCGCACAAAGTGAGTCTCGTGGCAGTCAGGACATTCTTTTGCAAACGGTTAGGAACGGAACGGATTTATCCAAACTTGAACGCCAAGGCATGAATATACCGCCAGGCGACGAACATCTCATTAAAGCTATTGATAAAGCGATCAAGGCCCTTCAAGGACCTACAACGACTTTGGAAATGAGTGTTCACGAGAAAACGCATCAAATTTTAGTGAAAGTGCTCAATAAAGAAACAGGGGAACTGATTCGGGAAATTCCGCCTGAAAAAACGTTGGATCTGGTAGCAAAGATGATGGAGATTGCCGGAATTGTTATTGATCAAAAGGTATAG
- the fliD gene encoding flagellar filament capping protein FliD, with the protein MVTRINGFSGMDIDSMVKSLMTVKRAPLDKLNQQKQVLDWTRDSYREINSKIVQLTNKLQQMNLSAATNTQKSTVSGNTTAVRAEANADASPVKMNVEVEKLAKKANMQSQNGLTFGGVTATLTTTLGQIAGGTTPSKYELHINNTSLELNQEDSLSTVVASINSKIPTVTASFDEISGKLTITSKEGGKNIALTDKDGSVQSSTLSSLLGLVNNGPEAGLVTITTDSGEKKEFKPDGDSLVVNGVKLTFLETNVGSPSKITTESDPTKATDTIKSFVDTYNELLGLMNSKISEQKYRDYTPLTAEQKKEMTEDDVKNWEEKAKSGLLKNDSILSTAVASMRSIISGNLGILSEAGITTGQYYEKGKLQVDEDKLKSALTSNPDRILSAFRGTSSDSKNPTIFSGVRTELNSVLDMLVKKVGTSKQDTDATMTLKTESIMGEQLKQYNKRISSLEQKMTDWETRYYKQFAAMEKAMSQMQSQSSSLTSLLQ; encoded by the coding sequence ATGGTAACAAGAATAAATGGTTTTTCCGGTATGGATATTGATAGCATGGTCAAGTCACTTATGACAGTGAAGAGAGCCCCGCTCGATAAGTTGAATCAACAGAAACAGGTTCTAGATTGGACAAGAGACAGCTATAGAGAGATCAATAGCAAGATTGTTCAGTTGACGAATAAATTGCAACAGATGAACTTGTCTGCAGCTACCAACACCCAAAAATCGACGGTTAGCGGAAATACGACAGCGGTAAGAGCGGAGGCGAACGCAGATGCCAGTCCTGTGAAGATGAATGTTGAAGTAGAAAAGCTTGCCAAAAAAGCAAATATGCAAAGTCAAAACGGACTTACATTTGGCGGCGTGACTGCAACCCTAACCACGACTCTTGGACAAATTGCAGGGGGGACTACTCCGTCAAAGTATGAACTTCATATTAATAATACATCGCTAGAGCTTAATCAAGAGGATTCTTTGTCAACTGTTGTTGCAAGCATTAATTCTAAGATCCCGACAGTCACCGCAAGCTTCGATGAAATCAGCGGGAAACTGACCATCACTTCCAAAGAGGGCGGGAAAAATATAGCCCTGACAGACAAGGATGGGTCGGTTCAATCGAGTACGTTGTCTAGCTTGTTAGGTTTGGTAAACAATGGACCTGAAGCAGGATTAGTGACGATTACCACTGATTCTGGAGAAAAAAAAGAATTTAAACCTGATGGAGATAGTCTGGTTGTAAATGGAGTCAAACTAACATTTTTAGAGACTAACGTAGGATCTCCTTCCAAAATTACAACTGAATCCGATCCCACCAAAGCGACGGACACGATCAAATCTTTTGTAGATACTTACAATGAACTTTTAGGTTTAATGAACTCGAAAATCTCTGAACAAAAGTATCGTGATTATACTCCATTGACAGCAGAACAAAAGAAAGAAATGACTGAAGATGATGTTAAAAACTGGGAAGAAAAAGCCAAAAGTGGATTGTTGAAAAATGATTCGATCCTTAGCACGGCAGTAGCTTCGATGAGGTCTATCATTTCGGGAAATCTAGGGATTTTGAGTGAAGCTGGAATAACAACCGGACAATATTATGAAAAAGGTAAGCTGCAGGTTGATGAGGATAAGCTGAAAAGTGCACTGACAAGCAATCCAGATCGAATTCTAAGTGCTTTTCGTGGTACTTCTTCGGATTCTAAAAACCCTACCATATTCAGCGGAGTGAGAACGGAGCTCAATTCAGTGTTAGATATGTTGGTGAAGAAGGTAGGTACTTCAAAGCAGGATACAGATGCTACTATGACATTGAAAACCGAAAGTATTATGGGCGAGCAATTGAAACAATATAACAAAAGAATCTCTAGTCTTGAACAAAAAATGACTGACTGGGAAACGCGTTATTACAAGCAGTTCGCAGCGATGGAGAAAGCAATGAGTCAAATGCAGTCCCAATCTTCCAGTTTGACAAGTTTATTACAGTAA